The genome window GACATCGCATTTATCTAAATGCCACAAAAcccaataaatatttaatacaactaattgttgttgttcagccagacagacagccagCTTGTCATGTAATGTGAACATTGTTCATATGAATACTAGGCGAATGTATACGAATAATCGCATGTGTATTCAAAGTGTTCCGTCAGAGACAACTCGTCAGTGTCCACAACTGAATTTTTGACTAATGACTGCAATGTTGTTGAGGCCCATCAGTGTGATTAGTGGTGGTAGGTCAAAGGTTTCAGTCATTTATAcacacataaatcaaaaagcaaacgaaaaaaTGTTATTGATTGATCAATGCGAGACGATATATTTCTAACAAAAAACTGAGGCAAAAACGAAAGtcacaaatatttttcgaCGAAAATGAGCTTTAATTATACGAATAATTGTATGCgacaaaatgttttcaaaccgagattttctttaattttgtcACTTCAAAGGAAAACTCATACACTTAGCTCGCTGCCACGAGAAAAATAACCTTTAGCAAGCTAAGAAAAAAGGCATTAAAGTCATATTGTATAACGAAGTAATGATGTCCTACAGCAGATTAAATGACGAAGGGAAATggtaagaaataattttgagTTTACAATTAagacaaatgcattttttgttaataattggTATAAAATTCTgaaatgttgtatttatttaaatatgggCAATTCTTGAAAAAGggtaaaccacgaccgaaaaaaaaaattttcaaattcatcgtatttttttgtatactgtcataaagaaatatccaaattttcataatacaatggatccgtagcatatctccgttgtttttataaaaaaatttgcctgcaaactgaaaaaatgtaatttttccACATTTAGCTacttttatatgcattttttgaattaattatttgacaagaaaaacataagatatgtttgctttttttctaccaaatctcttaatagcaatccaataataagataaaaaatgcaaagtgagcgaaaaaatgttcaattaactgttaattttttttttgcttcttatctatgttcaaatcgtacgttcgcgaccaaaaacatccttttatttgtaattgcttCGCATTAAGGGCAAGCAGGTGGATGAAACTTCGCGTGTTaagttattttggtatatatattttaaatataaaaaatcgttggggttactctaaccaatctttttttattgattgtcaaagtagcgtacgttcgcgaccttacctataagcctatgtcgatttttactagcgtcgcatggattaaaaaaaaaaaaaatttttttgtttttgtttttgaaataacTATGTCGTTTCcagttacttattacttgttagttattacttattacacatttttcttgctattaataaatttcagtacatatttcatatttaataaaaatttattttttagctttaaatgttattagacacattaaattgagttaaatccgtttgttttttatgaaatttgaagttattaatcaaaaaagttgtggtcaaaataaaaatttaataaataatacaacatggaaaaatcgtacgttcgcgaccggaacttaattaaattaaaaataaataaatggagatattttcttgggagtagacttaatagaaagctacatgattctactttaaaagtaaagttatttcttcaaaatattccgtctcaattcgcagagttttgcattttactgtattaagccaaagtcgacttccattttgcgtacgttcgcgaccgcatgttttttgacaatattatgaaaattaaaaatcgataagccccataatttacactaaccaaagagctaaacaaatgctatcgaagagtaaaaaaaaaagtttcaggaaacgtttgttttcgattttttaatttatctcgtacgaacgtacgttTGCGACCCTGAGAAATgcccatatatatatacattaatataatatagattaaattgaacaatttaaatacttattaaGAGTACTAGCTGAACATTGAACGAATAAAAGATAAAGAAAATGATGATGTTGGTTTATCAATTTTACGTAACCtgtcgggagcagcagacagcgcctgttaatgcaatgctgtgacagcgtctgccagcagcgctgcatctgcTGGCAGCGCTGTACTTATGCTCTCTGATAGCGATCGATTGCTgttcgatcggctaattgCTTTACTCTTGTTTTGAATCTTCAATTGTAATTCTTGTaatcgtgtcggtggcgaagcttgTACCTACTCAAGTCGCAGCCAAACAATCTAAAGTGGTGGTTacatatacgtacatatgtaccatttaataaacaattaatttgaaattcgtgtgttttatttataaacaatagaCGTGCAAATAAAGCTACTAAAAAAGCTTAGTGgctcaacatttttttttttgtgtttgtggttgggtttattaattattcttTCATCTCTTGCgtgtgaaaacaaaaaatgcttaCAGTAGAAGTCTAAAAAATAcgatgtttgttgttgttatttttagagTTCGAGTGCTGtccagacacacacatttttattttacttggaAATAACAATAGGGCCCGTCTACTTGGCGGCATCACGCTGCTTAGCGACAATCTGTTTGGCAATGCGATCCAAATCACGCTGTCCAATCGAGCTCAATTTGCGGCCACCCTCGGGGTGCTTCTCGACCAGGCGAGCGTGTTCCAAGGCCTGCAGAGCCTTGCGGGCAACGCCATCGGCGGCACGGCAGAAGTGCGATGGGTGGACACCGTTGCGCTTGCGTCCGCCGTAGATCTTGGTGATGGAGCCGACGCCAGCGGGACTGCGATGGTACAAGTGACGCAGAATCGAGGCGCAACGCACATAGAACCAGTCGGGATCGTAAGGTGCCAGCTCTTTGAATTTGGCGGTCTTGACGATGTCCATCTGGTCGGGCACCTTCAATTTGCCAGTCTTCTTAAGGAAAACTGCGACCGCCTTGGTAACGGCATGCTGGTCAATATCCTTCACTGTGACACCTGGCATCTTTCTTGTCAAAGTCAACCGGAAAAATCTCGCCGGGGCCTCCACCAAATGTTGAGCCACTAAGCTTTTTTAGTAGCTTTATTTGCACGtctattgtttataaataaaacacacgaatttcaaattaattgtttattaaatggtacatatgtacgtatatgtAACTACCTCTTTAGATTgtttggctgtgacttgagTAGGTACAAGCTTCGCCACCGTCACGATTACAAGAGATTACAATTGAAGAGTCAAAACAAGAATAAAGcaattagccgatcgaacagcaagcgatcgctaacagagagcatacagcgctgccagcagatgcagcgctgctggcagacgctgtcacagctgtaacggcgcctacagCAACAGGCATTAAATTCGGTTTAAAAGCTTGCTAGGTCTAAGCCAAGTTTAATATTGTTTCAGGTagcacctaaaagtatgcaagttTTGTGTCACCTTATGATTTGTTTTACACAAGGCTTAAAGGCATGCTACCTTTAAGCCACGATATGTATTGTTATATTCGGTGCCTCAAATTACCATAAGCTGCTGTTAAGCTGAGCTTAAAGTAGCTCTGTTAAACTGAGCTTAAGGTAGTGTTGTAAAACCGCTGATGAGCTGAGCTTGAAGTTGTGCATCcgttgcactggaaagctcagctttgacgttTGCGCCTGCTGCACCAGCTTGAGCGCGGCCAACTTATCATAAGTCAGTTCCGGTTCCATCATTTTTTGGATGACCGGCTGCGTACACAGACGCATAGTTctacaaaaatttttaatcTGAAGGCTATAGAGGATATTTTTCCATCTCAATCTTTGTTAATTGGTAAGGGAAAAGTTTTATTATGTTGTAAATGTATTTCTGTTTAACGATAGTTGTGTTCGCAGGATCGTTTTCTTCGATTTTAAGGCCTTGCTCCAGTTTGAAGCAGACTGCTTCAACGAAGTGCTTTCGCCTGCCGCTAATTGtccagcggagcgcccttgCAGCCTCCGTTTGCCCAGCGGAGCGCCCAACAGGCTTCCTTTGCCAGCAGAGCGCCCAGTAGGCCATTTTCGCCCAGCGGAGCACCCGTGCCGGCATTCTCGGCCAACGGAGCACCTCTGCTCTGGCCCtttcggccagcggagcaccctcaCCGGCCTTTTCGGACAGCGGAGCACCCGTGCAGGCCTTTTATCCCCAGCGGAGCACCCGCGCCGGcattctcggccagcggagcaccccttCAGGTCACTTCGTGGTCAGCGGAGTGCCTCTACTGGCTACCGCCTGGCCTACGAAGCGCCTTTAGGCGCCAACTTTAACTCTCTGCCAGCGtcagcaatttgtttttgtgaaaTCATTGATCTTctctacaaaacaaaaatgatttaaattaaatcattcaatatatataaaacaaagcaaacaaaaaatgcaaattgtaagttgtaacaagtatgaaagctacagtcgagtgcactcgactgtgagatacccgctacccattttgaataaaagaaatatattttgcggtattttctcaaaatataccaaatatactgcaaaaatactaaaaaaaatataccgaatggtatatttggtatatagacatagtaccgtattcaaaatataccatataccagattgtcagccaaagcaactaagacccctagtaagcgtttttgcccatacaaaagtatttctttaataacttcgacaatttttatctgatcgcagccaaattttcagggatcataactactatagttattattgtatataccaaaattcggaactctagctttaaaattacgcttgttattcgatttttttgatttgcgggggcggaagtgggcgtggcaaaaatttgaaacaaacttgatctgcgtgcaaacataacaaatgctgtcgaaaaaaatgtctcttatagtctctgagatctaggtgttcatacggacagacggacagacggacggacggacagacggacatggctatatcgtctcggctgttgacactgatcaagaatatatatactttatagggtcggagatgcctccttctacctgttacatacatttcctgccggcacaaagttataatacccttctaccctatgggtagcgggtataaaaatgtttgaaaaagTGTAGCGCTTTCGCacgaaacaaattaaaatttacacattcgaaaacaaagtcaaaatttaaataaaaaaaatagaaaatggaaGTGCAGTTTTGTTAAAACACAGACGAGTTAAGAAATGTGAActacaaaacaagaaaattaaaattacatcTAGCGCTTATGTTTGAATACTAATAgaaacaattacaaaaaaaaaataaataatttgaagaTCAATTAATTCGATTTAAAAGCGAAGCGCCAACacatattaaaatcaaaattaataaatgcaatcGCAATTATGAaagtttaaaacaaattgtaaaagtgcGATtaggaaaaaaaatgtaattgtaaaaaggaaaatattaaaacaagagTGTTAGAAAATTGTAAAGAATAGAATGAAAAGAATTGAATAGTTGGTCAAAAGCaaatcgaaaattaaaaacaatatgaaaGTCATGTCTAGAAAAGAACATGAATTAtaagtaaaattttgtttaaattaattaataattttttgtgcTAAAGATTAATAATGTATAATTTACATCGAGATCGATCACCGCCGCAGGAGTTCTGGGGGTAAGTTCGttaaagaaaactgaaaaatgtaCATCTggtacaaatattttaattcttgcACATtacgcacacaaaaaaagttcACGCAACTAAACAAGTTTATAGAAagttaaataagaataataaaatagataaaaGTTGCGCAAAGATAAAgtaattcttaataaatagaaataaaattgaaatgaatcaCAGccgatgaaaacaaaacaaatttaaaataaacaaattatacgtattattaaacaaataaatattaaacaattaggaaaaaagcaaatacggcacaaaaattgaaatattctcaaatacaatttaaaaattattagatttaaatattatattcttttgttatattataccatttttaaaatttactttatgcttgtttataatgtattatttcttaaatatttacacctttaattaaaacaaatttgaacatGGAGTAATTTCTCTTTTAATTAGCCGAAGCTGACCTTAGGCTCCACCGTTGTAGGGCCCaaaagggatcaccagagccaaGCTCTGACGCTTGTGATCATAGGATGGGTGGGGATCCTTGTCATACAACACCAGTGACAAGTTGATAACTTAAATCTCGCACTCtatcctctctctctctctctctctctctctctctctctcgtttcttttctttcactCTCTGCAGAGGCAAACGACaactttagttttcttttatttctcttcCGGTTAGTGTTTTAGCTTTTCTCTATgtcgcagcacgctcaattCTAATCTTCTTAATAATAGTGCGCAGCGAAAAGGATATATTTGTGgaagcaagaccaccacccccaaagccgacgagctagagccggatactaaagcgtgccccgcaCCCACAGATCGTCCGTCCGTCCTTGCGGCGTATATCGTTGCACGTTacacagcattgcattaacatgcgctgtctgctgctcccgacataaccaattatttataaattaattactttCGACACTAAAGAGCTATTAGTGCAACATTGCGAAATACTATTATACGTAGACTTCGACAactcaaattatattaaatcgcTCAACTACAACAAACCTTTATCTGCGATAATGCAAATCAGAAACAATGTTGTACATAATATATGGCACAATAATTTCTGCTAATGGAGGTGTGATTAATTTTGTTAGATAAGTTATCTGCAGACACCTCTAATGAGCGTGGCATATTGGACAACTATTTGATACAACCTCAAGCATTGACAAAATGTGGCCTTGTTTTGGGATACCTGACCTAACAACAATGGGCAAATGCAGCCTGAGAGTCCGGTGGACTTTTGATAAATAATTCAAAGCAAATAACTTTTGACAATGCGCCACGTGCTCCATGTTTTCAATCTAAGGATGAGCAAAAGAATGGAGTACATTTGGTTAcgataatattgtattttgcCTTTGTTTGTTTCTGCTTCCGTTTCGCATCATTTGACAAAATTGTTTTGACAATTTGATGTTGCCCTTCGGCGTCTTTAAAATGGGGAGAAGAAATGTCTTCAAGTTGAAGTACTTGGTTGCAAAATTGCATTCTGCCAACGACAGTTTGATGAAAAATGCATACCCAAAAAGTGCAGTTCCTGAAAGTTCTATTATAATTACTGCACTGGCTATTAAAGTTTTGCTACTTCCCCAAAGTTTACTTAATTCCCAAGTAATGTGAAACTCAACTTCCTATCTAGAGTTCAGAGACTTCCAGCGGGTggcaacagaaaacaaaaaaataaataaaacttataaacgcattattttaaattgattcaaGTCCAAGAATATGCTGCTAAATATAGAGAAAAGCTGATGATTATGCAAAGTAACAGGCAAAATGAGCAATAGCAAACAAGAATAACTCTTCGACAAGTTTTGTAGTTAAACACAGAAATACAGGATACCCTGCAGCCATGGCCAACTTTCCTGTTTGCTCAACTGGGTAGCAACAGCGCTGAAATAATAACAGAATAAACTTTCGCAACAAGTTAGCAAAACTTTAGAGTAAAGTAGGCGATTAACAAATACCCTGTGATCCGGTCAGGTGATTAAATCCAAGTTTAGAAAGCAATTATTGGATTTGTAgttcgagtgtgctcgactatgagaaaCTTGTTACTCAATAACAATGcggtaaaatataccaaatttatatactgaaaatatactaatataataaatactatcAAAGGCGATATTTGGAATATCGATAGATGCCCGCTACTTGagtgtgagatacccgctacccattttgaataaaaacaacggtattattctcaaaatatatcaaatatactacaaaaatactaaaaacatactaaatggtatatttggtatatcgatatagtaccacattcgaaatataccatagactgcacaatataccagattgtcagccaaagcccctagtaagtaggcgtttttgcccatacaaaagtatttatttaataacttcgataatttttatctgatcgcaaccaaattataactactatagtaattattgtatataccaaaactcgcaactctagctttcaAATAaggcttgttattcaatttttttttgatttgcggtgccggaagtgggcgtggcaaaaattcgaaacaaacatgatctgcgtgcaaacataacgaatgctgtcgaaaaaaaaaaattatagctctatctcttatagtctctgagatctaggtgttcataaaaatacaagaatactatatatctaagactttatttggtatatcgatagaTACCCAGTgcgttattattcttaaaatataccaaataaatatactaaaaattaaaaaatataccaaaggctatgcttatatatcgatatactattacatgtaaaatataccgaaagcaatatttggtatattatcatgtacaaaatataccagaaagaTGAGCTGTGTACTTTAAATAGTTTGCACTTGTTTAACCCCGCTAGTATTTGTCTTAGTTCAAGGGTATGTCAATGCgaaaatttgcacaaaatttgcaaataattgcCGTTTATTGCAGACAAGTAAAAGATGTGGGGGCTGCAGAGAGTTGGGTCTCTTTTAACGTATCCAAGCGGGTCGCCAGTATGCCATAGAAATGTGCTTGTGTATATATTTGCATTGCtgccaacagcagcgacgtcgccATTGACTTttcgcattttgtttttgctgaaaagccaagcagcaaaaaaatttgcaattttttttcaataagtGTCAACATGGGAGGGTAGCGAAGCGCGTTAGAAATAAGTGAAAATGTTTATGTGCTTCGGTGAGCATTCGACACATTAaattgtgtgctgtgtgctgttTGCCTGGCAACCCATCACTGGAGGATTGCCGATAAACATGTTGatgaaatttatgaattaGGTGACAGCATACAAGAGAGATAACACACTTGCTCCCAACACTATTCCTCTTCCTTTGTCACGCTGTCCCTTTAACTTTTACCCTTAACTCCATGCCTGGCCATGAGCATGAGCTCAGTTAACCAATTTGTCGTGTGACCTTTTTGGCGTATAGCACAACTTGCCACAAAAGctcattaaaagaaaattggcgAAGCATGCAACCGATCCCAGCTGAAAGGAATGCacactttttacttttattgattttcgcTGAGATTTCGGGCGTATCCTGTTTCTCTACTACGCTTTTTTATGCATGCTCTACAGCGTGTAAACAAAGAGCAACAATTACATTAATTTTCGTGGCCAATGAATCCAGGAAAGTGCTCATCAAAGGCCGCAGCATCGACGacgccaaaacaaaaaccaattgGTTATTTTTACTGTAACCGAGAGTTAAAGCTTAATCAAGGAAAGCAAAAGCACGAGTAAAAAAACAACGAACGTTACCTTAACCACGAactttttctcatttttatatcttttttaTGTTGCTCGCAATGTCTCTTCcgaattgtttttttgcaaattcCAATTCAATGTCTTTTTGGGTGAATAATTGCAAATGAGAACGtgatacaaatttaaaaagataTTCAAACCTGCGCCCAAATAAGTAGGCTATTATTTTTGTCAGTTAAGATGACAAAGTGAGTGGTTGACTGGCGGATGCTCTGTTGTTATTAAAGAGCAAGCAAACAGTTCGTCTGCAGAGAGTAGCCAAAGCTGAATGCATTTTTTCGGAAGAAAATGCTTTCCTTATAGTTTCTCTTTGgctttgcataattaaaaagtttccTCGCTGCTCATCTTCAAAATTTTCACTGAAGCAACTTTTTTGTGttctaattatattttaatttccaagCGAGTTAtcataatttacattttttttaattgttagaCAGTCTCTTCATTTCTCAGAATAGCTCTTGTAAAAAATGGAATCCAAATAGCAGGATAAGTTATGACTTCAAACTTTGCTATAATGAATCAATTGCTTCCAATTTCTTTCccacaaatattttgtgtacCTGCACACACTTGATTTATTGATTCATTTCGCACAGCTCACAAATTTTGCAGCAggcaataaaacaatatttgctttctctttaaattgaatttcaatttcggccaactctatttaaaataaaacaacaaaactcgCATTGTATTTCTAAAGCCAAAGAAATGTGTAATTTTAATGCTTGATATGCCATTCAAAAATAAtgtgcaattaatttgaaaagacAGCCGAGGGcgttaaataaaacacaagcaTGAAAAGACACTCGgattacaattaaaatgtgcattGTTAATTCGCCCAGATCTGAAAtaagttttgttattttaagattttaagcTAAAAGTAATTAACTGGCGAATCAATTAAAGAAACTCGCAACGCCTGCCTAATGTAATTCGGTTGAAAAggaaaaatgtataaaacaaacaaaatctCAACTCTGACTGACAGGAGGAAAGAGCTTAGAGACGaggtgaagtgaagtgaagcgAAGCGAAGTGTGAGCCTCGAGGACACACGCAATTCaggtataaattaaaaaggcACTCGAAAATGTTTGACTttaaaacaagcaaaaaatttgtttacataCCGCTGTAAACTAAGAAAAATGTGAGAgcatgaaaataatgaaaatatgacTGCTAAACAAGGAAAACGCATTTTAAAGCAAAGTATGTCGAGTCAAGAAAGCAAGCAGGAAAGTGCGTATAATAATTCTTTCTACCTCAGCACATTACAATCATAAATATGAACAACAGGCCCAAGAAATTTCCCCAACACGTCGACATCGCGACGTCTTTTAAGTTGAATTTGTGTAGAGCTCTTTGGGTTGGGTTATGTTTTGCCTTGTGTTGTGCTTGGGTGGGGTTGTGTTCTGACTTGCGTTTGAATATTGCTGTGGTTCCGCTTGTAGCGCATAATTACAGTTCGTTAAAGGGGTGTAAGGTTGTAACAGTTGCAAGACGTCCAGGTGAACCTCCTATTgttatttgtttcatttcactCTTTCACGTAGTTTTCCTAGGCGTgccaagcaacaaaaattgtagtGCTGTAAATGTAAGCACAACACCTGGCTATTACCAACACCCACAATAGGAAATTTGTTGACGTAATTCCCCCGGGGCAAAAGACTATCATCGGAAAATTTGTAcgaattattttttttgtttgcggcatgcggcagctatttattgaattcacttttaataactcaataatttaatgtggccaatgttttgttgtgttcacCGGCATcggcatttttatttgtaccATTATCATCATATCAGCACACTCAACTTTCGATTCGTTGTTTATATTATTGCGTTAGATCAAAACAACTgcaagcaaaatatttatttaattctccCTCTTTATGTTACGTTTAAGTTCGGGCAAATGGTATCCGCAATTAAGTACCACAATACTTCCTCGAAACATTTTGGTTCAAAAAGTAAACATTGAATTATTGTATGCTGAGGTGCTTGCTCTCcacttctctttctctctccttgCCACCCACTCACTCAATATCAAACATGACACACAGATGCTAAAAAAATAGAGAGGCTTCAATTCATTGATAAATTCAACAAAGtgcacacaaaacacaataaattGCCCAATTGCCAAACAAATAACGAGCGTagtgtatgtatttttaatagtttataTACTCTGTAATCGGGGAAGATGGGTGGCGTTAAAGGGGGGTTTGATTAGCTTGCGCGtggaaaataacaaataaaacgttagaaaacaataatttatttaatcaaattgtgtAGAAAACAATTGACAAACCCTTTTAACTGTGACAGAGTATCAATTAATTGCgaagtatttatttgattacgTTTTGCCGTCTTTTCGAATTATTATTCCGAACTTTTAACAAAGAGTTgacaagcaaataaattttaatggaaatgagttttaaattaatttgtttattttgctacCTTCAATTATTCCTGGGACTAATTTGAAGATGTTCCGAGGGTATCTACAAGTTGTGCTCTTCACTCTGCACCTACTTTAATCCTTTGTTTATGCAGCCAACGATTGATTAGATAAACTAAAATGATTATTCGTTGATAGCATAGAATTTATGGAGGGTATCGCAAAAAccattatttaattgaatcaGTCAAACGAAAATAAGACAGAGTATCTCCCAGTTGTGCTTTGCACTTCACTGCATTAAATCGCTTATTTATGGCTGCCAATCAATAgagtgaatgagtgaatgaatgCATTGCAGCGTTGACTACTTAGTAGTTGGTTGGTGTCAGTGTCGTTTCGAATTATTTAGTATGCCAAATGCGTTGGTAAATAAACAGGGcgcaaatgcatttaatgctcttaattgtaatgaaaattaattttaatgtgcaatgcaattgaaatgtattCAAATGTCATAAACGGAAATGCAAATTCTCTCCGCTCGCTCGTtcttattcatattttttattattgttattattttgttttgcatatgcataaatatatcaattgttacctttaaatatttaatggaTTTAGCGCCAAACGATTTTACACTTTTCTGTCGCTACTCAAAACAAGAAATTAATTACAGCCACGGTTTCAATTTTATCCAAATATAATagatataataatagtaattaaataatgacTCG of Drosophila nasuta strain 15112-1781.00 chromosome 3, ASM2355853v1, whole genome shotgun sequence contains these proteins:
- the LOC132789419 gene encoding small ribosomal subunit protein eS19A-like, with protein sequence MPGVTVKDIDQHAVTKAVAVFLKKTGKLKVPDQMDIVKTAKFKELAPYDPDWFYVRCASILRHLYHRSPAGVGSITKIYGGRKRNGVHPSHFCRAADGVARKALQALEHARLVEKHPEGGRKLSSIGQRDLDRIAKQIVAKQRDAAK